Proteins from one Cicer arietinum cultivar CDC Frontier isolate Library 1 chromosome 3, Cicar.CDCFrontier_v2.0, whole genome shotgun sequence genomic window:
- the LOC101494346 gene encoding fructose-1,6-bisphosphatase, chloroplastic — protein sequence MVAMAAATASSQLIFSKPYSPSRLCPFQLCVFDTKSVLSSTRKKHVSGSGVRCMAVGEATSETKKVRSGYELITLTSWLLKQEQIGTIDAELTIVLSSISMACKQIASLVQRANISNLTGVQGAVNIQGEDQKKLDVVSNEVFSNCLRSSGRTGIIASEEEDVPVAVEESYSGNYIVVFDPLDGSSNIDAAVSTGSIFGIYSPNDECLADIGDDPTLDSTEQRCIVNVCQPGSNLLAAGYCMYSSSIIFVLTIGKGVFEFTLDPMYGEFVLTQENLQIPKSGKIYSFNEGNYQLWDENLKEYISDLKDPGPSGKPYSARYIGSLVGDFHRTLLYGGIYGYPKDKKSKNGKLRLLYECAPMSFIVEQAGGKGSDGHQRILDIQPTEIHQRVPLYIGSTEEVEKVEKYLA from the exons ATGGTTGCAATGGCAGCAGCAACAGCATCATCTCAATTGATATTCTCAAAACCTTATTCTCCCTCACGTCTATGTCCCTTTCAACTTTGTGTCTTTGACACAAAATCTGTTCTATCAAGTACAAGAAAAAAACATGTGAGTGGCTCAGGAGTTAGATGCATGGCTGTTGGAGAAGCAACTAGTGAGACAAAGAAAGTTAGAAGTGGATATGAGCTTATAACACTAACTAGTTGGTTGTTGAAACAAGAACAAATAGGGACTATTGATGCAGAACTCACTATTGTTCTTTCTAGTATTTCCATGGCTTGCAAACAAATTGCTTCTTTGGTTCAAAGAGCTAATATTTCTAACCTCACTGGTGTTCAAGGAGCTGTAAATATTCAAGGTGAAGACCAGAAAAAACTTGATGTTGTCTCAAATGAG GTTTTCTCAAATTGTTTGAGGTCAAGTGGGAGGACAGGGATAATAGCATCAGAGGAAGAGGATGTGCCAGTGGCAGTAGAAGAGAGTTATTCAGGAAACTACATTGTTGTATTTGATCCACTTGATGGTTCATCTAATATTGATGCTGCTGTTTCAACTGGATCCATTTTTGGGATTTACAGCCCCAATGATGAATGCCTTGCTGACATTGGTGATGACCCCACA CTTGACTCAACAGAACAAAGGTGCATTGTGAATGTGTGTCAACCAGGAAGCAACCTTCTAGCAGCTGGTTACTGCATGTATTCTAGCTCAATAATATTTGTTCTAACTATTGGCAAAGGAGTGTTTGAGTTTACATTGGATCCCATGTATGGAGAATTTGTTTTGACTCAAGAAAACCTTCAGATACCAAAATCaggaaaaatatattctttcaATGAAGGGAATTATCAGTTGTGGGATGAAAACTTGAAGGAATACATTAGTGATCTCAAGGATCCAGGTCCTAGTGGCAAGCCTTATTCTGCAAGGTATATTGGTAGTTTGGTAGGTGATTTCCATAGGACACTTTTATATGGTGGCATTTATGGATACCCTAAGGACAAGAAAAGCAAGAATGGGAAGCTTAGGCTTCTATATGAGTGTGCTCCAATGAGCTTCATTGTAGAACAAGCAGGTGGAAAAGGTTCAGATGGTCATCAGAGAATACTTGACATTCAACCTACAGAA ATTCATCAGCGTGTTCCACTTTACATTGGAAGCACAGAGGAGGTGGAGAAAGTGGAAAAGTACTTAGCTTAA
- the LOC140919513 gene encoding uncharacterized protein gives MMMSNIASKLKGLKLELLDDLLIHLVLLSLPSQFSQFKVTYNCQKEKWTLNELISLCVQEEDRLKQDRTESAHFTSISKDKGKRKRIEEPKNKAAAKGPEQKKQTKDNNCFFCRSSGHVKKDCAKYHAWCVKKGLPELPKA, from the exons atgatgatgtccaacattgcttctaagcttaaaggtctaaagcttgagttgttaGATGatttactcattcatttagtattgctgtctcttccttcacAATTCAGTCaatttaaggtgacttataattgtcaaaaggagaaatggactcttaatgagctcatttcattatgtgtgcaagaagaggacaggctgaagcaagataggactgaaagtgctcactttactagcatctctaaagacaagggcaaaaggaaaagaattgaggagcccaagaacaaagctgctgctaagggtccagaacaaaagaagcagactaaggataacaactgcttcttctgcaggagttctggacacgtgaagaaggattgtgccaaatatcacgcttggtgtgttaagaaag ggttgcctgaacttccgaaagcctag